The DNA window gttgggatatctggtcagcatggatgagttggacggagtggtctgtttccatgctgtacatgtctatgattctatgtgcaGGTTAAGTTAACTGGCTATGCGAAATGgaccattgtgttcagggatgattagattaggtgcattagtcaggggtaaatgtaaaggaaggggatgggtttgggtggcttacttttcagagggtcagtatggacttgttggactgaacggcctgttttcacactgcagggatgATATGTTATTTAAACTCATGATTCCTTGATACGAATGGCTATCACTGAGCCATCTGTCTTTGGCTCAGGCTTCTGTCTACAGGTGGGTGGAACAAGTGGCATAATGGTAGTGTTACTGAGACAGGAATTCAGTGAGTTGGGTTAATCATCTGAGGCTGGGATCTCAAATCTCATTGTGGTCGCTGATGGGTTTTTGTGTTCTATCTTTTTTGCAAATATCTAATCTTAGTAATTGTGACTGTCAAACTAATCTTTTATCGTTCACAATTCCCATTAGGGAAGGGAATCTACCATCTtgacctgatctggcctaaacgtgactccagacccacagcaatgtcgcTGATTCTGAAATAGCTGAGCAAAACGATCaaatcaagggcaattagggacaggcaacaaatccCAGCCGAGACACAGAAGCCACAGGATGTTAATAGTGAGGGATTGAGCAATGGGAATGTCATGGAGACTGTCATGGTGTGATAGTGAGATTTTCCCTTGTTGCAGACAGTCATTGCCTGACAGTTGTGTGTTCTGAATGTGAatgttgttcaggtcttgctgcatttgaacagggACTGTTTCAGTATGTGTGACGTTGTCAATGGGGCTGAACATTGGGCAATCatgagcaaacatccccacttctgacattctgatggagggaaagtctttgATGGAGCAGTTGACATTGTTATGTCTAAGAGAGTACCTTGAGAAACTctggcagagatgtcctgggaatGTGGTGATTGAACATTGATAACTAgaaccatctttctttgtgctgggcatgactccaaccagcaaagAGGTTTTTCTAATCCCGATGAGTCCAATATTCTGAGGACTCCTTGCTAAATTGTTCAATCAAATTCTGCCTTGGTCTTAAAGCAGTCACCCTCACTTTCCCTCTTTACGTTCAGCTCTTTTACTCATACTTGGACCAAGCTGTACAGAGATCAGGAGCTGGGTAGCCCTGGTGGAACACAGACTGAGCATCAGTGACCAGGTTAGTGTGGAGGACATGTGCCTTGATGACACTGTTGACAaaaaccttccatcacttcacttgtGATTGTGGATTGGTGAGGGACGAAATGGCAAGTTTGGATTTATCCCAGTTTTTAAGCAACAGGATGCGACTGGACAATTTTCTCCATTTCCAGGTAGATGCTGCAGTTGTAGATGTACTGGAACAGAATGGATAGGGAAACGGCACGTTCAGGATCACAGCTCTTTCACCTTATTCCCACAATGTTAGTCAGGGTGCATTGGCTTCACAGTATCCAATGTCTGCAGCTGTTTCTGGATGTCACATGGAGTCAATAGTACTGACTGAAGACAGGCATCGGTGATGCTGGGGACTACAATGGATTGTCCCTTTGCAGCTTTCTGGCTGCaggttgttgcaaatgcttcagccttatccttTGTGCTGGGCTCCCCCCTCATTGAGGGTGGGGAAATTTTGGAACCTCCTCCCCTCGGCAACTTGGGTCTCTGCCTatgaaaatgtccatccacactaaccccatttccctgtacaTGGCCCAcagccttctaatcctttcctatccacaaatttgtccaaatgcattttgaaCGTTGTttatgtacctgcctcaaccacctctGCTGGCTTCTTATTCCATATGCGGacctctctctgtgtgaaatcATTGCCCCTCAATTCCCAttcattctttcccctctaaccttaaactggtgCCCTCTGGTCCTTGACTCCTCAACCCTGGGAACAAGACTGAGcacattcatcctatccatgcctttcttGACCTTTTACACTTCCATAAGATTCCCATCCCCCGCTCCTTTGCTCTAAAGGAAAACGTCCGAGCTTGTGCAACCTCTCCCTCCAACTCAGATCCTgactcctggcaacatccttgtaaattccttctgcactctatcctgtttaataacatctttcctatagcaaggtgaccaaaactgaacacaatactccaagtgcaggcCTCGTCACCATTCTGTTTAACtgaaacataacttcccaacatctctactcaatgccctgactgatgaaggccagtctgccaaaagccaccttcactgccctgtctacacgtgaatccactttcagagaaccattcacctgaactccaaggtccctctgttccactccacCCGTTAGGGCCCGAACATtcatcatgaaactcctaccttgatgtgAAGTCCCAATCTGTAACACCTCATACTgatctacattgaactccatttgcaattTCTCAGTGCTCGTGCCCAGgtgggacaaagtgaggactgcagttgctggagatcagagtcggaaagtgtgatgctggaaaagcacagccggtcaggcagcatctgaggaacaagagaGATGATACTTcaagcacaagctcttcatcaggaatgagggggtgccCTCAAGATGCCTCAGTGATAAGTGGGATGCGGTGGggctgggaggaggggaaatgaggaaactgatgaaatcgacATGGTCCAATCATATGGAATCatggtaacctccttcactgtccactttatctgCAAGTtaggtttcatctgcaaacttactaacaataccttgtatgttcacatccaaatcatttatacaaatgacaaaacaccgatccttatggcacaccactgctCACAGCCCTCCACTCTCAAAAGCAATCCTCTGCTACTACCCTATGTCTTCTACCttccagccagttctgtacccacatccctgtattccatgagatctaaccttgctaaccagtcacccatgaggaactttgttgaatgccttgctgaagtccatacagatcacgtccCCCAcgctgctctcatcaatcctctgtgttACTTCTTCAACAAATTTAATCAATTTTATGAGAAatgatctctcacacacaaagctatgctgactatccctaatcagtctttggcttaccaaatacatgtaaatcctgtccctcaggaatccctccaacaacttgcccaccaccgatgccaAACTCACTAGTCtggagttccctggcttttccttaccacctttcctaaatAGTGACAAcacattagccaaactccagtcttctggtacctcacctgcaaatgttgatgatacaaatttctcagcaagaggcccagccatCACTCcccaagcttcccacagagttccagggtacacctgatcaggctgTAGGGATTTATACACATTTatgttgaatcatagaatccctacagtgtggaaacaggccatttggcccaacaagtccacattgacgctttgaagagtaacccagccaaacccattcccataccctattactctacatgttccctgactaatgcacctacctacacatccctgaacacgaacGGTAATTTACCACGGcgcatccacctaacctgcacatctttggatagtgggaggaaaccagtgctcCCAGagtaatcccacacagacacaaggagaacgtgcaaactccacacagagagttgcccgagactggaatcaaacccatgtcccaggtgctgtgaggcagcagtgctaaccactgtgccaccatgctgccccatctTCCCTTTTAGAATGAATGTAAAATTCTCTCAACACCCCACAcgtgcatctacctatcgccatcCCACCTCCCTTGCCCCCATTCCTAATCTccgatttatctctcagccccctttcccaatccacaatcctgatgaagggcttatacccaaaaccaactctcctgctcctcggatgctgtgcttttccagggccacacactttgactgtgatctccagaatctgcactcctcactttctccctcaacACCATCCCCCAACAAACTCCGCCAGAgcaaggtcagtgtgggacgcGATACATGAGCTTCCTCTGTTCATTTTCACTGAACAGAAAGTTGTCTCTATACTTTTAAACTAAATGTACAGCTACACTGTGTATATCAAACACTTTTAATCCAGGGACCTCACTGAGTTAGAAACAGAGTAAAAGATTGTACTCTTTCCAACTGAAACTAGAGCTTCTATTCTTGAAAACTGGAAGGAAAGCTGTCCCCATCAAAGGTTccccagagacagagacagagacagcacaTGGTGAAATACAGAGTAAAACTGCTTCTACTCtataaattaaaaataaactgaAAATAAAGCTCTCTCTGCATTCCAGAGAGAGGGGCATGATAAGTTTACAAGAATAAAGCTTCTTGCACATTGCCTACATCAAACACTTCCATGGGTCTCACTGTCAGTCTCCTCAGGTGAGGGTGGGCAGGACCCAGCAGACACCCTCCCAGATCACTGAGCTACGTTTGATGATTGTATTCATGGGGCCTTCACCATGAGACCTTGTGGAGCTGAATTCAGTCAGGTGACAGCGCAGCAGCTCACAGCCACTCCTATTGGTCTAAATGAAATAGGCCCTCCTGGTAAGAACTCGATGAGTTCAGTCATTGGTGGAAATTGTAGAGATTGGGGCTGGTTGATTGGTTCAATGTTGCTGCTTCTGGTCACATTGGTGTCAGGTGAGAGCAGGTTGTGTGTATAAAAGGAGCtggttgggggtgtgtggggatggtTGAGTTGTTTGTGATCATGGGTGATTTTGTAGTGAGAGGTTTGTTCCCTTTGTTGGTGTTAGTTAGTTGGTGCTGTTTATTGCTCTGAAACATGGCAACGGTTTCTGAGCCAGAGGTTTCCATGGACAATAGTGAGAGCCAGCCCTGTTCCTGAGAGTGTGCCTTCTCATGGGGATCCCATTGGTTCCAGTTTCCGAATGTCTGATGTTGGGAGTGTGTCCCCACTACAGACTGTGATGGTGCAGTGTGGAGAGCACAACCTGCTGGTCAGTGCCCAGCTGGATTTATTTGGAACCAGGCACCTGATTAAAGCTGCTGACCTGACCCTGGGGACAGCAGGTTGTCAGCCAACCAGGGTCTTCCCTGAGAACCAGACTGTCCTCTTTGACTATGGGCTGCATGAGTGTGGCAGCAGATTGCAGGTAATGGGGGTTGTCTACACTTGCTGGAAGTTTGGGCTGTAGATGATTCCTGACTAGAACCCTAAATGTGATGTTAATATGTAGGAACTGTCTCTCCTACATTCTCAAATCATCAGACTAAGTTCCTCGCCTGGATTGGACTGTGTGCCTGAACTGTTCTCCATCTCTAGCCTCGTGCTCCCATTCTTATTGGTTTAGAAGCTTCTGATTACAGGGGTTGCTCTGTTAGAATGCTTTCAGTATGAATTAAGTATCATGTGTTGACTTGTGGGTGGTGTTTTGATGCTGAGTGTTCTCCTGACTTGGTTTAGTGATCCACTATAGTGTGGATTTCTATTATACCTACTTTCTCCATAGTGAGGTCACAGGAGCACAACTCTTAGCAGCATGACTTGTGTTTAGTTGGATGGAAAGTAGCTCCATCACCATCAGGCACATTGTCTTGACTCCCTCCCACTGGGGGTGTTGGTCTATGAATAAATTGACTGCTCATATACTTGTGCTCCACGTTTGGCCTGTTGGTAAAACTAGTTTGATTTTATTATGGCTAATTAGTTTCTGTTCTTTCCCATCTCCTAAATACTGTTTTATTGCCTAACCTTCTGATTAATCTCCCAATTCTGCTCATAATATGAAGGTTTCATGATTACACAAGGAGATGATGGCCAAAAGATCCCTGCAGCCTCTTCCCTGTGATAACAATCACCACGTCCCTGTTCCTCCAATACTATCTCTAATTTAGTCTGGGAACCTTACACACAACCTCCTTTCGACCAAGTTTTGGTTCGGAATTCCGATCCTGATCTTTGGAATGATGCCTTACATTGTTGAATTGATCGTAAGTGACTAACccctgacctgtgaactattgcCCTTGAATACTAATCTCTCCAGCTCAGGGTGTGGGAAAGCAGATTCCTGGCCCTGAGACTGTTGGTCTCCCTAAAGAATTGTCACAACGGGACGGTGTCATTGTAAACACTGTGTAGATCCTTATCATTTCAGATCAGCCTCTCCATTCCTTAATCTGGTGTCTTTCAGATGACTGAAGATTTCCTGGTCTACACCACCCACCTGACCCACGTCCCAAACTATCCTGGATCTGTCATTGTGAGAACCAATGTTGCTGTTGTTCCCATTGAATGTCGTTATTCGAGGTGAGAATCATTACTCAATTGTCAGTATGAACGCCTGCTGCTGTTGTCTAACACTGTGCTAAAATGGCTgccctgtctcctttccccagGAAGGGCAATGTGAGCAGCGATCCCATCAGGCCCACCTGGATCCCATTCAGCTCCACCAGGTCTGGAGAAGGGCATCtgtcattctccctgcgtctaatGAATGGTATGTGATGGGTGGTTGGGGAGGGATCTCCTGGTGTCTCTCTGTGGGAGTTGTACCCATTGGCTCCAACCCTTGTCTTGCTGTACTTCAGGTGACTGGCTGACAGAGCGCACTTCCACTGTCTACTCCCTGGGAGATCTCATTCACATTGAGGCATCGGTTTCACTGGCCAACCATGTGCCCCTGAAGCTGTACATTGATCGCTGTGTAGCTACACTGAGCCCAGACAAGGACTCCACCCCGAGATACAGCATCATTGACTACAATGGGTAAGGAGCTCTCTGCTTTCTCCAGCTGCTCCCATCTCAGTGGCTTCACTCCATTCACTTCATGGCCCCTTGTCCATCTGCAGTTGCCTCCTGGACAGCAAAGCTGAGGACTCCTTTTCAACCTTTGTGTCGCCCAGAGACGGGCGGGAGCCAGACAAGCTCCGGTTTGACCTGGATGCCTTCCGTTTCTATGGAGATGAGCGATCCTTGGTAAGAGGAAGCTGCTGATGTACTCTTGCACAATGGGGAGGGAGTCACTAAACACTGACTTGTTCTGACTGTGTCCCTCAGATGTTCATCACCTGTCACCTGAGAGTTGCTGCAGTGGATCAGGGAGATTCCAGGAATAAAGCTTGTACTTTCCAGAAGCTGCAGAATATGTaagttccctctccctgtccctcagggaTGTTGTTGGGAGAGGTGATGCATCATGTGGTTGATGGGCTGTTCCTCTTGTTTAGTTGGATCCCATTGGAGGAGTCAGACAGTGACATTTGTGCCTGTTGCCATGTGGGGAATTGTGGGAGCACAAGGGAGATCGTGATCCCTTTCAGAGGAAGGAGAGACCTTGGCCCTGAAGCTGGTAGGACATTGCCCTCTAGATGCTGggatctcccctcacccccatcttGTTCCCCTCCCTTGACTGTGATGTTTGATCTTGTAGAGAGTGAAGCTGGATTGGAGGGGGAGGCCTCACTTGGCCCCCTGATCATTCTGGATACTGAGCTGACCGACGTGGCAACTCAGCCCCTGACTGAGGGTGACAGAAGGATGCAGGAGAAGTATCCCAGGGGTGAGTTGGCTGCCTGCTAGTTTCCCTTTCTATCCCTGTTTTCCCTCGGTAACCATTGGTTTCTCCTTGTTTTGTAGGTGTGGAGTCAGAGCTGGTTGTGATGGTGGTCCTGACTGTGGCAGCTGTCTGTCTGATCTCTGCTTCATTGCTGGCCTTGTTCCTGTACAGGAGACACAAGCAAACACCCATCAACTGGTGATTGGGAGAGTCAATAAAGCAGTGATTCATGGTGTCTTCTGTCTAGACCTGGCTTGTTTCCGCATCCTTTCATAGTTTGAACTAATCCTGGGTTAAGCTTCTCCAATCCATGAAGTGAGCTTCCTGAATGATTGGGTTATGGAAGATCTTGTTTGCTCCTTCCAGGGAGTACAGGGAATGATGACCACCTTGGAAAGGGGCTTTCCATTCTGATTAAATCACTGTTTGCAGAATGTGCTAGAGGAATGGCTCTGTGGCAGTGTCTGAGGGAGAAACAGTTGGTGTTTCTAGTCAGTTCAGAGTCTCTGGACAAGTGTCCAGGTGGATTCCTAATGTTACCAtctcctgagatgctgccagtcctgttgtGTTTGTGGATTGTTAGCAGTCAGATTTTTGACCTCTCCAGTCTTGGGATTTCAAACTGATGTTCTATTCAGAGTTGAATTTAAACTATGCTCACCCCTCCCAAATAGGGGATGTGGTTATAGACATCAAACACCACCTCCTAATATAGACATGTTTGAAGAtctccccatctacttccccactTTCTACACCTTCCATATCCTCCTCCTACAGTAAACACTGAACTGTTCTCCCTCCTTCTGGGAGCATGAGATTGTAACAATACAGTCATCATGCAATAGAGGGCAAGATGTGTAATGGTATTAGGGTTGCTGCAGAAGATGAACTGTTTGTTGTACCTGACAGAGGCAGTCAGAGCTGGGGCCTAGGTCCGTGCCCATGGCCACCCCCTCTGCTCTGACAGTTGGTTTCACCAGCCTgcagaatatctctgggacacattaATGCCAGCACCTTGTGGGTGAACActgcaactcccctcccactctgccaaggacatgcatgtcctcaATTGCCTCTGCCATCCAACTCTAACCACCCAACAACTGGAGGATGAGCTCCATCTTTGGCACCCTCCAAACTGATGGGACCCATGTAGATTTCATCACTTCTGACCTCCCTTTCCCCAGGTTATTCCCAGATCCAATACTCTAACTCAACACTGCCCTTTTCTGAACTGTCCAACATGTCTTTCTGACACCTCCACAGTGACTTagcaccatcacaccccaccttcatctacctactgTCTTCCCAGTTACCTTTCTCTCCAGCCGTGCCATGTCCCATTCATCTCCTATCCCCTGGAACCCCtcctcccacattcctgatgtcACATTtctgcttgaaatgttgactgttctccttggatgctgcctgactggctgtgcttttccaataccacacactgactctgatctccagtccccACATTCTCACTGGCCCACTGTAGTCAGTTCCCAACAATGCCCCCTTGACAAAAGGCAAATTTACAAATACATTGTTGCTCTTGCAACTCTGAGAGACAGtaacccccacctcaccccagattGTATctgatagggatggggagatGGGTGGAAATAGCTTCCATTTCAAGGTCCCAGCAGCGACTATTCCAAGGTAAAACTCCTAATTCTGGTTCTGAGAGCTTGCCCCCacacattcaggctgcttctttcATTCCAATGTCTCTATAACCCAAGACCTCATGCTGTTTATTTTTACTGGTTTTCAATAGATAGCTCTCCACCTTT is part of the Chiloscyllium punctatum isolate Juve2018m chromosome 48, sChiPun1.3, whole genome shotgun sequence genome and encodes:
- the LOC140468784 gene encoding zona pellucida sperm-binding protein 3-like; the protein is MSDVGSVSPLQTVMVQCGEHNLLVSAQLDLFGTRHLIKAADLTLGTAGCQPTRVFPENQTVLFDYGLHECGSRLQMTEDFLVYTTHLTHVPNYPGSVIVRTNVAVVPIECRYSRKGNVSSDPIRPTWIPFSSTRSGEGHLSFSLRLMNGDWLTERTSTVYSLGDLIHIEASVSLANHVPLKLYIDRCVATLSPDKDSTPRYSIIDYNGCLLDSKAEDSFSTFVSPRDGREPDKLRFDLDAFRFYGDERSLMFITCHLRVAAVDQGDSRNKACTFQKLQNM